ATGAAGTCTCTGGCGGCCCTTTTGGTGTGGAAGACTCTGTCAAATCAGGTGGTGGTCCTCTCTTAGCCCTTCTAGGCTTCCTTATCTTCCCTCTGATCTGGAGCATACCCGAAGCTCTAGTCACAGCCGAGCTCGCCACAAGCTTCCCGGAGAACGGAGGCTACGTGGTCTGGATCTCTTCAGCGTTTGGCCCCTTCTGGGGGTTCCAGGAAGGGTTCTGGAAGTGGTTCAGTGGCGTTATGGACAATGCTCTCTACCCTGTGCTGTTCCTTGATTACTTGAAACATTCTTTCCCTGTTTTGGACCAAGCAGCTGCTCGTGTTCCTGCTCTGTTAGTCCTCACGTTCTCGCTGACCTACTTGAACTACAGAGGGTTGCATATCATTGGCTTCTCAGCTGTTCTGCTAGCTGTCTTCTCCCTCTGCCCTTTCGTTGTGATGGCTTTGCTAGCGGTTCCTAGGATCAGTCCTAAGCGTTGGTTGTTTGTGGATTTCAAGAAAGTTAACTGGAGAGGCTACTTCAACACCATGTTTTGGAATCTGAACTATTGGGACAAGGCTAGTACTCTTGCTGGGGAAGTTGAGTCCCCCGGGAAGACGTTTCCGAAGGCTTTGTTTGGAGCTGTTTTGCTGGTTATGGGATCTTATTTGATTCCCTTGATGGCGGGGACTGGAGCTTTAAGCGAGTCTTCTTCAGGTGAGTGGAGTGATGGGTATTTTTCTGAGGTTGGGATGCTTATTGGTGGCGTTTGGCTCAAGGGTTGGATACAAGCTGCTTCTGCTATGTCGAATCTTGGACTGTTTGAAGCTGAGATGAGTAGTGATGCTTTTCAGCTTCTTGGTATGAGTGAGATGGGGATGCTCCCTGCGTTTTTCGCCCAGAGGTCAGTTACTTAGTCCCAGAACCTGATCTGAGCACAACTCACTTGAAACACTTGTTTTTGACCTCTAATTCTTTTTTTGGAGATGATATAAATAGACCCCAAATTATGATTTTTTTTTTTAATTCAAGTTCATGGTAAATGTTTATGGCCCTTAAATTCTCCAAACTTAGTCGGCAGGAGTGTGGTTTGGTTATGGTCAATGTTCAAAAGAAATTGTTAGGCGGTCATTAGGTGCTTTATTTATTGATTAGTCGGCCCCCTAAACTGATCTTTTTTTAGTGTGTAGCCCTAAAAAAAAATTGTTTTAAGAAAAATCGGTTTTTTAAGG
This sequence is a window from Brassica oleracea var. oleracea cultivar TO1000 chromosome C1, BOL, whole genome shotgun sequence. Protein-coding genes within it:
- the LOC106316700 gene encoding probable polyamine transporter At3g19553; the encoded protein is MGEEIIQNDENSAKTKPSPKLTLLPLVFLIFYEVSGGPFGVEDSVKSGGGPLLALLGFLIFPLIWSIPEALVTAELATSFPENGGYVVWISSAFGPFWGFQEGFWKWFSGVMDNALYPVLFLDYLKHSFPVLDQAAARVPALLVLTFSLTYLNYRGLHIIGFSAVLLAVFSLCPFVVMALLAVPRISPKRWLFVDFKKVNWRGYFNTMFWNLNYWDKASTLAGEVESPGKTFPKALFGAVLLVMGSYLIPLMAGTGALSESSSGEWSDGYFSEVGMLIGGVWLKGWIQAASAMSNLGLFEAEMSSDAFQLLGMSEMGMLPAFFAQRSKYGTPTISILCSATGVIFLSWMSFQEIIEFLNFLYALGMLLEFAAFVKLRIKKPDLNRPYRVPLNTFGTLMLCLPPSLLLLLVMVLATVKTFFVSGVIIVVGFCLHPFLKIVKEKRWARFIPEETRPVLEVPSESQLDEEHGDESSASLLP